The genomic DNA gaaatacgTTTTTTCGATCTTCAAACGTTcacctattaaaaaaaaaggataaacaaaaaatatatgtatctattaaatcaaatgtagaaaataggattatcaaatatatgaaataacaaCGAAAAGATAGTTTCCtatacgaaagaataaaaaaaaaattttttaaaagaaatatgagagACACAAACCGAAGTTAGACACGATAGTATGTAAGATAAATGCGATGCAAAAAGAANNNNNNNNNNNNNNNNNNNNNNNNNNNNNNNNNNNNNNNNNNNNNNNNNNNNNNNNNNNNNNNNNNNNNNNNNNNNNNNNNNNNNNNNNNNNNNNNNNNNACAAACCGAAGTTAGACACGATAGTATGTAAGATAAATGCgatgcaaaaagaaagaaaaagataaataaatcggGAAAACGAATAATCAAAACGAAGTTACAGAGAgttctgaaaataaaaaaaaaaaattttcagtgTATTTATTATCCACTCCCTACGGTCCCTTcaaatacattttctatttttatcactGTCTTGCTACACGATCTTTCATTCTGGAATTTATTGTTAAACGTTACTCGATTCAAGTTCCATTGATACGTTGCTGTTTCGTATATCTAATAAACGCTAATAAACAATCGAAGAAACAAACATAATGAATTCGGAAAGAAACGATTGGTTAAGTTTAAAACGAAATTGACGCGAACACGCAACAAGAAGTTTAATTTAaccatttatatatcatttattaattttctttcacttaATCATCAGTCGTCTAGTACCTGTTTAACAATTAGATCTTTCGGACGACATTGTTGACCATATGGATCATCCAATATTCATTTGACTTTGCAAGGCCATGCAGAAAGTAATCTACTGACGTGAAGTACTAAATTAACGAAAAGATAAGTATAACGTAATcgaatacaatataatttataataaattaataaattatataataaattatataacaataaattcatAACAGCAAAGGCAgacgtattatattaaattatttgatttaataaacaGCCAAACTATATGTGGCAATCGATATCCGATGAGTTTTTTATtactgaaataaatattagtaaaaatgataattattaattgttcaCGTTGAATtctatatcataatataataattattaaatttacttgATTAACGGAATTAATATccgtttgaaaataataataatataaaataataataatagtaataataataataataataataataataataataataataataatgataataataataatgataataataataataacaagtatagtaataataaaagcaagaacaacatcaacaaaaataaaaataataataataagtaataactaacaataattaagtaatttttGCTTGATCGGTAATCTTATACATATTATCAACAAACaaaatatgtgtaatatacatatataatacataagaatatataatatcagatatattaatatacaatataaataaaatatgtatttttataacggtaaaaatattataataatattattcgttaaataatagtaatacctaatatttttaaatgatatatatacagaaatatatattatatatatatattttttaatatttcttttctctcgatagaagacaggaaaagaaaaagaaaaagaaaaaagaaaaagaaaaaagaaaagaaaaaagaagttaataaGTACCAATTTCTAAATGAAACGATGAGATGATCATAAATAATGCGTCGAATTtcccatttattttctttttttttctgtaaaaacTAACGACACAaactttctcctctctttttttctcatgatTGACTCTCGTAGTACATGGATTTTGTAATAGATAGTAGAAATGATCACGAGAAAACATTTGTGATTCGCATCAAGACACAAGTACAATAAGCATGGCTAAAATATGTTTCCATATGATTAATAGGACCTTAGTTGGaaataaagaattagaaaaaaaagaaacacatacGTACTTAAGCAATTACATCGTTTGTGTTTTAATTtggattaaaatataattataccatAAGTATAGCAAATTACTATTTCCGTTTAGAAGTTTCTTTGTTCTTCGTATCAactttatatttcctttctttattctttttcttcgtcaattTTGAAGCAAGCACAATAACAATCACACGACATGGTACACCATATATTATAGCTTCCACAAACTCAactgtttcaatttttttcactGCTACGAAACTTGTTGTTCGATGCAatggcaaaaaaagaaaatagtcaataagaaaaaagaaaaagaaaataaagaaatagaaaaaaaaaagaaaaattcgaagttCTATAGCAAAGAAAGTtatacgtttgaaaaattttaaattcaagATAGCTAACTGCCACCCGTGATGAAAACATCGTCTACAtcttcgttgtcgtcatcgttgaaAAGTTTTGCATGGTGTGTCATTAAAACTTTTTCCATCTTCTCGACTTcatatatcatcatcattttcaaACAGACATTATCCGTCTTAAACTTCTAACTTATGAGCGAacagaattatatattactcgggaaagaagaaagaagtataaTGAATGGTACGAGTTGAAGTTAAAGTCATGTTGTGACTTGAAAATAAGCTTTCGAAGATaagttctctctttgtctttctctttccctgtcTGTCTTTAATACTTGGCAACGATCGATAACTATTCGAAGTTGAATACATGGAATTATTGTCGTCAGTCACGAGCAATCCTCCTACGAAGGAGCAATAAATAGAGTTATGAAAGTaagatatgaaaatttaatcttttctcctcacttttttcttttgcttcctaTTCgcattttaaacgaaaaaatatttaaatgcaataattttcttctttatcttttcttttctttctttattttttttttttttggttttttatcTGTATCCTTTTTTCATTAGTCAATTAAGTCGacgcttcttttatttttgttctttttttagccTTATTCTTTacgttcatttaaaaataataaaaaatttaaaaagaatagatacaAAAGGAAAGTTACTTAGTTATCTAAATAGTTCAcgtagaaaattctttttttaagttatttgttttttgatcattattacttcaatattattctctcattctcctgTTATTCTCATCTTCCATTTACGATTCCATtcatctattttcttctttcatatttatcaTTGTTTCTATCCATATTTGTagacataaaataatttttatttattaaattttcaaataacttATAATGATCAaaagacattttttattcattatttgcttctttatttaatttatatttataatcgatatattatcttatactATCCAaattagattcttttttatcatataaagataattctattaaatcgCAAGAAGCAATTCGCatgaaattgaaaacaaaataattttgcaaATGTTTGACAAAACTGTTCAACAATGGAATCAGTTCAaccatttaattaattttttaaaacgaaatatttgtgatttaataaatcgaaCATCATgctgtaaaaaataaaataagttagtttattaacaattttcgacattcaaaaatattttcatattctccataaattcgattcgattcaattcgatttaaaaattattcaatttaaaaataatttttaacgtgATAGAATTTATGATCGAATGGACGCCATTTTAAACATTTCGGATATAcaaaaattcaattcaaattattattattattattattattattattattattattctatttgtaaattatttttatttttctttcttttcttctttttatcttaattttttctttaagtcaCTATTACGTGCTCCGTTTCACtagtaattaaaattcattcttaATTACAacttaaatataacatatacttCTATGATAAccgtataaaatatgtttgcTATGTATACtatgtgtatattatgtattactgtgtgatattaaatttattatctaaaaaataaattacatattaatgatgcatctattattaataaatttatgaactTAAGAATAAATTTGTGATAGCAAAATTGCTATATCAAGCTGCaaaagtaaatttaaattgtttattctgatagtacattataataaattacgaataatACGTGCAATTCATGATATGTCTATAAATAGTAGTTGAGGAGATTTTTatgagtaatattttttatagtattttaaTCGACAATAAAATTTCACATTTCATGTGAAATTTACGAGCAATTATGAACAATTCCGAACGAGTTCAACAAAACTCCTTCtgcctctttctatctctttttgatCCAAATGATTTCTAGTTGTCCTTTACANNNNNNNNNNNNNNNNNNNNNNNNNNNNNNNNNNNNNNNNNNNNNNNNNNNNNNNNNNNNNNNNNNNNNNNNNNNNNNNNNNNNNNNNNNNNNNNNNNNNATCGAAGAATATCTCTCACAAGGCAACGCTTTACTCGTCTTCGtaacgtttcctttttcttatttggaATACgcgttttgttaatttttttttaaatattcgatgTTTCCATTCGAATACTTGAAAACTACATCGATAAACCGGAGaatcgttaaattaaaattttgaaattgacTTACAACAGACCAAGAATATCGCAGAAAGTTTTCTGTCTTTCAATAATAttgttgataatattattgagTGTTCTCAATTCTAAAATAGGAACTATCAATTATTGGATGGATAATGTAATCCATTCgtcatttttaatacgttcTATACATAATGACAAATCTACCGTAAATTCTCAATTAGTACAccctattttatttctttctttctcggaagaatatataatacgatacaCATGATTAATACATAACAAATGATAAAAGTGAAACTTCtttagattaaataaatttacctaAAAGTTTCCATTTACTGagtcaatatttttcaatatttttaatcaataatttaaataacttaatgatcaatattaataaattatcaatatgtaatataagtCATCAGTATTAAACTGGTTAATACAAAAactaagaattttaattaaaataattgtaaatctAATAAATCCCGACGCAAAACGGGCATGACATTTGATTACTTATGATGACCATTTAcgtattaacattttattacaaatattaatcaatatatttattcatttactgCTTGACTCTATATTatgttctatttctttctctcactctctctctctattttttacatGTTCTTCCTATTCAAGTCTCTTACActtaagaaaaacaaaaatgtgcAACTTGTGTTTCTAATGCTCCATTTcacttcctttcttcctataCATATTTaggatatatttcttcttaggCTGAATCTCCATtactttctgtctttctctctctctcttttatgtactagagaaacgaagaggtaaataaaaatacgaatttaaCGTTCCAactctcattctatctctgTATATCTTAATCTCTATCTGTATAtctaaattcattatttcatttcacttcatgttattttcatttcattttcatttcatctAGTCGCCGACTTACTCTCATTACAGATttcatttaaacaaaattaataatataacataaaaaaattaagaataaacatataaatatgtacataagaAACGAAGTTCGCACCTTTAGTTTCgacattttacaaatttcgACTATATTAGATGATCATTTTTGATCAAATAAAGTCAAGTCAAGTTgaaaatttagataaaaataatgttattaaaaaaaaaagaacagtgtTTTAAAATGAGTAtgacatattttttaacttctATGAGACAAGATATATGTTAtgaatttctataatataatctaaagTCTGGTTAACATCATATatccaaatattatataagtgcttttctataaaacaaatacgaaatttgagttattcttttttactgcCTACcaaggaaatataaattataagaaaatagaaaacctCTAAGTTGAATCAGGatgaagtaaaaatataaaaataataattggatCACAAGTAAACAACTCACTCCTCCTTTTTTGAAAGTATTAGAAGATAAATGTGATTTGTATCAGGATCTGTTCTCAATGATTTCTCGAtcaagaatttttcaataaatccTGTTCATTTGATCATGAATATACTTTCATCATAGTAAAATTTCTGGATTGGTGTGGGATTGTTGATATTCTCAAAGGCTATTTCTTCTTTGCGCTCTTTTATCGGTACTTCCATCATTTCTACTTCTCCAAATAATCCTGTAAATGTAAACATAAATGTAgtattctctatttctctatcaaaCTCACTGATTTTcatgtttcctctttttcttctatattaattatttaatctgcATCTAGTATTAGACTAATTATATGagttagataaataaaataatatatttctaaataatgttttcaatttactttatcaatgatattaaGTTTGTTATAGAAAATTACCTGAGAAGGTACAGTTCAAACACagcaatttattataattacaatttcattttgtattattcaAAACGAttggaaattataaataataaatctatgcACGTTTAAATTCTAAATATACAAAGGATAATAGCAgtacgaaatagaaaatgataagGTATGATAAGTTTTACAAATGATTTATCCCACTAACGCTAATTTTGCATTTTCTAAAGAACTGTTGCATACAacttaataaattcaataaaatatgcaggttacttatatatactttataaatttactCCTCCATTTCCATTGAACTACATGTACTAcgagtttaaataaaatctttcttcattctaatttcttctttttcaatattcttgCGTTTATTTTATGCTATCATTAATCATGCTCCATGATTTTAGGGActtaaaaaaagttataaaagcttattaaaaaaagttaaaaataaactatagaaaaattaagataaatttAGATAGTTCCTGATAAAACAGATTAtacgttaaagaaaataaaacctTACTAAAATTGTGagtaaaaaatactttaaataaaaatttacttttcagTAAAAACTCTGTAAAGTGGTCTTACAGTCAATGCAACAGGCTCAGGTAAagaattcttatatataaagttcTGCTtcaactattatatatatatatatcaatcgcTTGAAGGAAAGTTTGCAAGCAGCTTGTCTTCCATTGATAttgtataaaagaagattGTCACATACCTTTTTTGATAACATTTAGATTACATTTGTTTAATCGTATGGCTTGATCATGAGATTCTAATACTTCGTAAATGGTACTATTTGAGAAACAACCCTCAATAATCTTTCTATCGAAAAACAATTTCTCAAAcaggttttcttttctccatcgAAGTCGTGATCccattcttttcattatctctctatttatccGACTTAAAATATTGCTTATAGCTTATAcaatttctacaaaaaattattgaactatataaattaacacatttcttttatcgatgtctttcgtgatatttattcttcctctattgcaaattacaaattataaaatcttttaatgcCAAATTTAGAACACttagatttataattatatcaatatatttataacttacGCAGTCTTATTTGAATACACTTGATCAGACTTCACTAgtcttatttttcaaaaacttGAAGATGTAGAAGATGTAGAAGTGTGTTCTTGATGAATTGAATGAACTTCCAATCGTAACCTAGCTAGCAACTTctgaaataataagataagtTCTGTAGTACcgatttgctttattttttactttctcaaaCATTTGTCATAGtcaaatataacaattaataagaatgaaatcaTAACCAAGTTAAAACAGGAAAAATTGCATTCACATCATAAACAGGAAGAATATTACTGCTTAGTCATTAATTAAatgggaaaaataaaaaaataaaataaaaacaaaataaaaattgcaaatattattttataataaaaaatcaaggtTACCTTCTGCTTACTAAATGGCACTTTCTACACTCTATCATAGATAATATCgaagtaaatataatgatcTAGGAAAAAGATATGTTTGTTCAATAATTTCTCGAGAAAATCGACTTTAATCTCTTAATTAATCTTATGAACGTATAAATTAAACAGTAACGTTATTCAAGAATACTTTCttccaaatataaataacaaccTCTTTCACACAACATGCAATCGCAAACTAACAGAACATTTCGCATCGTGAATACTCGCGTTCCAAAATAGAGCGAAACACGCACGGTTGACCAATCATAAAGCGATAAAGCAACCAATGAGAACATATCACTAGACTCTACTTTCATTTCAAGAATCAATTGAAGCCCGCCAAAAAGAACACGTATGGACGATCTGTGGTTGATGCACCTGtacattataataaagatatataagatataagagAAGATTCCGAATCATCAAATtcagaaaagtataaatttttcgaaatatatcgaagtaTATACGCAAGGTATGTGTTACGTATTCcgcaattttattttgtattgcAAATCCATAAAAGGATAAGGTCGACCATTGAAATTGatctatttttcgattttattttgtacatagaaaatcgaaagagatgaaaaacgAAGTTTAAGACaaaagttatttcttttaattaggATTAACATTAGTCGAAAtacatttcaattatttctatgATTGGAGAAAAGTTATAAACAAAAGTATNNNNNNNNNNNNNNNNNNNNNNNNNNNNNNNNNNNNNNNNNNNNNNNNNNNNNNNNNNNNNNNNNNNNNNNNNNNNNNNNNNNNNNNNNNNNNNNNNNNNTGGTGTTCCCAAGCGATCACCCATTCAagtattgaataatattacttaacTTCACTATTTACACGAGGTTTTTAACCTCATCATCATTTACAACATCACCACGTTATTACCTGTGATATTAATTTGCATTTTACTTATTGATGTTAttaagagaatttttatcataCTAAAGGACcaatagataattatttcttatatagatagataataatttctttggatgaaagatttttctaatttctgtCAATTTATTCTAATCGTAAAAGTAGTTTATTCTTGActttctcttttgcatttTAGCGTAGCACTCAAtcgaatgttttttatttttattacaattatcactctttgtttctttttttcaggtGACAGATTTCTCTAATACACTCAGAGCGATGACATTCAGCAAACGATTGCTTTGCCTGTCAGGGATTTGGCCTTTGGAAATTCGTGACAGTTTATTCATATCGTTTATACTTTATGgctttattttcaatatattagcACTACTAGATATGATAAAGTACATCAAAAATTTTCGTTACGTTCTCGCTAACGTAATGGAAAATATGGCGGTCGTAACGACCGTGACCAAGATATTAATGTTACGAATAAAGTGTCGTCCGTTGTCACAATTTCTGGTCGAAACGAAAGCGGATTACACAGCTGATAACTataacaacgacgaagagagatcgattttttttaaatataacaaccTTTCTTATACAATGATCATTCTTTTGTTTCCTTGGACAGCGTTCTtgctatttttctattattttaaaattgtcataccaaatataataatggGTAATACTTccgaaattataattaattgataaaatgtATTCGTTTGTTATTgttcaagataaaaaatattaaaaaaatatcagaaaacaaaagataaattaaaaaataatttacacaaATAACTATGCATGTGTAtactcacatacatatatgtgtatagttatatatgtatatatatatatatatatatatatatatatatatatatacatatgtatatatttactatctaaatttttatttttgttatctctgatcaaatgataaaaatatgagttaaacattaagaaataatttaattaaatgccTATTATCCTTTAACGCAGTTTTGAGAAATGCTACATCGGAATATAAATtaccatataaaataaagccGTTACTGGAACCGTACAATGCAAAAAGTTATGCATTTGGGTGCATACACGAAtttttacgtataataatGATCATTTCCGGTTACTTGGGTACTGATTGTTTCTTTACGTCTACTGGTTTACATCTCAGCGGTCAATTGGCCGTATTGAAATGTAAAGTTAAGAATGTTTTGAATGATACACACGGTTCACGGCAGGggattcgaaaaataattcttggaCATCATCGGTTGATAAGGTAACGTCATTTCTCTAATGAAAGtttgtaatttataacaaaacgTCTACtacatttaaaatagaatatatttttgtttgaataTGTTCTTTCGATTACAAGGAATTTTTAACATCCTACTTTTCCGGCGATAAATACGAACAGATTATTTTAACCCATAAAGTCGTTCCTTGGCAAGCACAGAAATGAAACGAGTCTcacaatttttaacaataaccCGCATTGGTGCTATTTCATCGCGTaacaaattctctttcttttaatatggggaatatgttattataaacaataagatattttcttcgtatctGTTTCAGATTAGTCGATTTGTTAGAGGATAGTTTTAACATCATTATCGGACAACATTTATTTGGGACAACGATACTGCTTTGTATATCGAGTTATCGAATGCTCTCCGTACGTATATCTCTCTCGAATCGGACTAAATTcatgtttaataaataattcctaATTATTTAGAGTTTAGCAGTCATCGAAACAGCAGGTATAATAACATTTGTTGTCTATGCATTTTTTTTGATGtgcaaattatttatttattgctacGTGGGAGAAGCTCTCCTCGAGGaagtaattaatcgaatttttatttaattgcaaTTCAATCTGAAATTCATTTCAATCCtttattaatacgattttgtttctttcttttttttattttttccattaaacCAGAGTTCGAATTTGTGTGATGAACTTTATTTTTGCGAATGGTACGAGCTATCGATGATAGATATGAAATCGATTTGGATATGTATGATGCGCACTAGTAAGCCACTAAAATTGACTTGCGCGAAGTTTTCAGTTTTGTCTGTGCGCACTTTTACCGACGTgagctattattattaatatttcttcttcttttttttttctttctttcttttaatgtttaattcaTAAGTATCATATATTTGCAAGATTTCGcttgtatttattttgaagTCATTATCTTTTAATCAAAATCTCTTTAAGAGTATAGATTATACTTTTTCTGTAtagattttacttttctctcgagTATTTTCTTTGCAGTTATCATTCGCcagttttatttatctactgaaatttttatttttgtttgtctgttataattaaacgttttcatttattaactttttatcacttatcaatttaaaatgttttgttaatattaaacgtttttagaaaatttttttttgtttgaactTTGCAAagaagtattatattttgttgatagtttttatttattagtttccTATTTAATTTAGGATATTTTCGATAGTTTAAACATTTGTAGTGTTCAAAAGGATTAAAatctctcattttttaataaattttacagaTAGTGAATAAATCAATGGCGTACTTATCCTTTCTACGGACTGCTCTATAAAtgatatcgttttataatttattgaaaacaaTAAGTATTGAAATATAGCTGAGATTTCTGTacaaatgttaaatatatagtttGCAATAAATGCATATAATCACATTATTTGAATTACNNNNNNNNNNNNNNNNNNNNNNNNNNNNNNNNNNNNNNNNNNNNNNNNNNNNNNNNNNNNNNNNNNNNNNNNNNNNNNNNNNNNNNNNNNNNNNNNNNNNatgttaaatatatagtttGCAATAAATGCATATAATCACATTATTTGAATTACTGAAGgtagtattaaaattatttcggaGTTGGTAAACAAATCGTTCagtttctatttaaaaagaaagaaataaaaagtgcgTAACACATTTTTCATGgtgtaacaaataattttattgaaaaatgtatttactgTTTTAATTCCTTCATCTACTGCAATTCTTCAGGCAAAATTTCCTTATTCGTACTTTCaagtatttttcatatttcttggcaaaatattgtttaaataactttttcaaatattattggaGAAATCAAAAATCTTTccataaaaacaattttataagcTTAGTGGAACGTaacattacaattttttattaataa from Vespula pensylvanica isolate Volc-1 chromosome 25, ASM1446617v1, whole genome shotgun sequence includes the following:
- the LOC122637213 gene encoding odorant receptor 4-like produces the protein MTFSKRLLCLSGIWPLEIRDSLFISFILYGFIFNILALLDMIKYIKNFRYVLANVMENMAVVTTVTKILMLRIKCRPLSQFLVETKADYTADNYNNDEERSIFFKYNNLSYTMIILLFPWTAFLLFFYYFKIVIPNIIMVLRNATSEYKLPYKIKPLLEPYNAKSYAFGCIHEFLRIIMIISGYLGTDCFFTSTGLHLSGQLAVLKCKVKNVLNDTHGSRQGIRKIILGHHRLIRLVDLLEDSFNIIIGQHLFGTTILLCISSYRMLSSLAVIETAGIITFVVYAFFLMCKLFIYCYVGEALLEESSNLCDELYFCEWYELSMIDMKSIWICMMRTSKPLKLTCAKFSVLSVRTFTDIVNKSMAYLSFLRTAL